The following proteins are co-located in the Oenanthe melanoleuca isolate GR-GAL-2019-014 chromosome 4, OMel1.0, whole genome shotgun sequence genome:
- the CPXM1 gene encoding probable carboxypeptidase X1: MPGVPLAPLLLLLLLLLLGPPPPPARAAPHRVSGTPKTSGVSPTKGTTTGPPKASAVSPTKAMARGAPKGSETPPSKGTTPGPPRTSGVPPRKDTKTSGVPPRKDTTPGTPKTGGVPPRKDTTPGPPKTSGVPPPKGTTAPPSRGSTAVPPRGSGTPPSPGPSRSGDPAGTAPAPQVTTGAVLRKKKVVRKKVMRKKKVLRKKPEAPAAPQEPPCPPLGLESLRVLDTQLRASSHKRHGLGAHRGRLNIQSGLYDGDFYDGGWCAGQEDTEQWLQVDARRLTRFTGVITQGLNSIWTYDWVTSYKVQVSNDSHTWLPSRNGTEEAVFPGNKDPETPVLNLLPSPLVGRFLRINPQSWFPNGTVCLRAEVLGCPVPDPSDAHTWHPPAPPESHLDFRHHNYKEMRKLMKRVSEECPDITRVYSIGQSSRGLRLYVMEISDNPGQHEVGEPEFRYVAGMHGNEVLGRELLLNLMEFLCREFRRGNPRVVQLVTDTRIHLLPSMNPDGYETAYKLGSELAGWAMGRWTYEGIDLNHNFADLNTALWDAEDNDLVPHEFPNHYIPIPEYYTFANATVAPETRAVIAWMQRYPFVLSANLHGGELVVTYPFDMTRTYWKAQELTPTPDDGVFRWLATVYATANLAMASGERRRCHYDDFTRYGNIINGANWHTVAGSMNDFSYLHTNCFEITVELSCDKFPHASELPEEWENNRESLLLFMEQVHRGIKGVVRDSDTELGIPNAIISVDGINHDVRTASDGDYWRLLNPGEYEVTARAEGYEAATQPCRVYFENVPTPCSFRLARARGRHRPGRTRPGPDPALRLQRLRLRRLRANGRGQ; this comes from the exons aTGCCGGGGGTGCCCCTcgccccgctgctgctgctgctgctgctgctcctgctgggccccccgccgccccccgcccgcgccgcgcccCACCGAGTCAGCGGCACCCCCAAAACCAGCGGGGTGTCCCCAACAAAGGGCACCACCACGGGACCCCCCAAAGCCAGCGCGGTGTCCCCAACCAAAGCCATGGCCAGGGGAGCCCCGAAAGGCAGCGAGACGCCCCCCTCGAAAGGCACCACGCCGGGACCCCCCAGAACCAGCGGGGTGCCCCCCAGAAAGGACACCAAAACCAGCGGGGTGCCCCCCAGAAAGGACACCACGCCGGGAACCCCCAAAACCGGCGGGGTGCCTCCCAGAAAGGACACCActccaggaccccccaaaaccagcgGAGTGCCCCCCCCGAAGGGCACCACGGCCCCCCCCTCGAGGGGCAGCACCGCGGTACCCCCGAGGGGCAGCGGGACCCCCCCGAGCCCCGGCCCCTCTCGGAGCGGGGACCCCGCGGGCACAG ccccagcgcCCCAGGTGACCACGGGGGCGGTGCTGAGGAAGAAGAAGGTGGTGAGGAAGAAGGTGATGAGGAAGAAGAAGGTGCTGAGGAAGAAGCCGGAGGCTCCGGCCGCTCCGCAGGAGCCCC CGTGCCCCCCCCTGGGGCTGGAGTCCCTGCGGGTGCTGGACACGCAGCTCCGGGCGTCCAGCCACAAGCGGCACGGGCTGGGCGCGCACCGCGGCCGCCTCAACATCCAG TCAGGGCTCTACGACGGCGATTTCTACGACGGGGGCTGGTGCGCGGGACAGGAGGACAcggagcagtggctgcaggtGGACGCGCGGCGCCTCACCCGCTTCACCGGCGTGATCACCCAGGGCCTCAACTCCATCTGGAC GTACGACTGGGTGACATCCTACAAGGTGCAGGTCAGCAATGACTCGCACACGTGGCTGCCGAGCCGCAATGGCACCGAGGAGGCG GTGTTCCCGGGGAACAAAGACCCCGAGACGCCGGTGCTGAACCTGCTGCCCTCGCCGCTCGTGGGGCGATTCCTGCGCATCAACCCGCAGAGCTGGTTCCCCAACGGCACCGTCTGCCTGCGGGCCGAGGTCCTGGGCTGCCCCGTGCCCG ACCCCAGCGATGCCCACACCTGGcaccccccggccccgcccgaATCTCACCTGGATTTCCGCCACCACAACTACAAGGAGATGAGAAAG CTGATGAAGAGGGTGAGCGAGGAGTGCCCCGACATCACCCGCGTGTACAGCATCGGGCAGAGCTCCCGCGGGCTGCGCCTCTACGTGATGGAGATCTCCGACAACCCCGGGCAGCACGAAGTGG GAGAGCCCGAGTTCCGCTACGTGGCCGGGATGCACGGGAACGAGGTGCTGGgccgggagctgctgctgaacctGATGGAATTCCTGTGCCGGGAGTTCCGGCGGGGAAACCCGCGCGTGGTGCAGCTGGTGACGGACACGCGCATCCACCTGCTGCCCTCCATGAACCCCGACGGCTACGAGACCGCCTACAAACTG GGCTCGGAGCTGGCGGGATGGGCCATGGGCCGCTGGACGTACGAGGGCATCGACCTCAACCACAACTTTGCCGACCTGAACACGGCGCTGTGGGACGCCGAGGACAACGACCTGGTGCCCCACGAGTTCCCCAACCACTACATCCCCATCCCCGAGTACTACACCTTCGCCAACGCCACG GTGGCCCCGGAGACGCGCGCGGTGATCGCGTGGATGCAGCGCTACCCGTTCGTGCTGAGCGCCAACCTGCACGGCGGCGAGCTGGTGGTCACCTACCCCTTCGACATGACCCGCACCTACTGGAAGGCCCAGGAGCTGACCCCGACGCCGGACGACGGCGTTTTCCGCTGGCTGGCCACCGTCTACGCCACCGCCAACCTGGCCATGGCCAGCGGCGAGCGCCGGCGCTGCCACTACGACGACTTCACGCGTTACGGCAACATCATCAACGGAGCCAACTGGCACACGGTGGCTGGCA GTATGAATGATTTCAGCTACCTGCACACCAACTGCTTTGAGATCACCGTGGAGCTGTCCTGTGATAAATTCCCGCACGCCTCCGAGCTGCCCGAGGAGTGGGAGAACAACCGGGAGTCGCTGCTGCTCTTCATGGAGCAG GTGCACCGCGGGATCAAGGGCGTGGTTCGGGACAGTGACACCGAGCTGGGCATCCCCAACGCCATCATCTCCGTGGATGGCATCAACCACGACGTCCGCACCG CCTCGGACGGGGACTACTGGCGGCTGCTGAACCCGGGCGAGTACGAGGTGACGGCGCGGGCCGAGGGCTACGAGGCGGCCACGCAGCCGTGCCGGGTTTACTTCGAGAACGTTCCCACCCCGTGCAGCTTCCGCCTGGCGCGGGCACGGGGCCGGCACCGACCCGGGAGGACCCGGCCGGGCCCCGACCCGGCGCTGCGGCTGCAGCGGCTGCGCCTCCGCCGCCTGCGCGCCAACGGCCGCGGGCAGTGA